Genomic window (Streptomyces sp. RerS4):
CTTCCCGTCGAGCCGGAACTCCGTCAGCCGGCCCTCCCCGGCCCGCACCATGCGGCGGGTGGCCCGGGTGAGGTGCTCGGCGAAACGGGGTCGCAGGTGCTCGGGGGTGACCCCGCGTCCGCGCCACTGCTTCTCGTGCAGGCGCAGCAGGGTCCGTACGGCCCGGGGCACCTCCTGCTCGGTGACCTCGTGCTCCTCGATCCCGGCGGCGTCGGTCTTGCGCAGCTTGGCCCGCACCCGCTGGGCGCCGGAGGCGGGCATCCGCTTGACGAGTTCCTCGAAGGGGAGGGCGGGCAGTTCCATGCAGGTGGAGTCGGCCAGCTTGGCGCGCGCGCCGGGCCAGGCCTCGTACAGCGCCTCGGCGGCGGCCCCGGGTCGTACCTCGCGCAGGTCGACGACGGCGCCCCGGGCGGCCCGGTGCAGCCCGCGCGCCAGGGCGGGCAGGACCTGGTCGGCGTACCCGTCGGCGACGAGCACGTCGAAGTAGTCGGTGATCGGGCCGCCGAGCGGCACCAGCCGGGGCAGCGGCCGGTGGACGAGCATCAGCGGTGCCACGCCGACGAGTTCCCGCCCGCGCCGCACCAGCAGCAGGCGCAGCCGGCCCTCCTTGCCGTAGGACAGCCACCACGAGTGGAGCCAGGCGTGGCTCTGGAAGGGTGTGGCGGTGGAGCAGCCGCGCAGGAGCCGCGTCCACGGCTCCTCCAGCGCGGCGAACTGCCGGGGGTCGCGGCACAGCGTCACCGACAGGGCCCCGGCGGAGCCCCCGCTCATCGCACGGACTCCTTCTCCTTGGTCGAGGCCGGCTCGCCCTGGGCGGGCAGGGACGCGTACTCGCCGACGACGGCACGCTCCCGGACCTCCTGCGGCCTGCGCCGGCCCGGCCTGGCGAGCAGCCACAGGCCGCCGAGGAGGCCGCCCGCGCACAGTCCGACGGCGCCGCTGACGGCGGCGGACGGGGAGGCGGGCTCGGTGGGCGCGACGGCCTGGTTGAAGAGCAGGAGCTGTACGCCGGTGTTCTTGGCGGCCTGGTTGCTGCTCAGGGACAGCGCGTCGGCGACCGCGTTGGCGATGTCGGCGGCCTCGCCGGCGCTGCCGGAGGTGCCGGTGATGGCGATCATCGGGGATTCGGGGGAGGTCTCGGCGCGGACCTGACTGCGCAGCTTGCGGACGTCGATGCCGGCGCGGGGCTGGGCGTAGGCGAGGGTGGAGCTGCTGGTGGCGATGCGGGCGTAGGCCTGGGCGAAGCCGAGGGCGGTGGCCGGTTCGGTGGTGTCGTCGGGGACGGCGACGACGTAGCTGGTGGCGGCGTACTCGGGCGCCTTCAGTACGCCGTACGCGCCGCCGGCGGCGAGGCCCAGCAGGGCGCAGGCGGGCAGCGGCCACCAGGCGGGCGGCGGCAGCAGCCGCCCGCGCCTCCTGCCGGAGCGGTGGTCGGACGACTGACCGAGCCTGCGGCCGGCCTTGCGGTCGGACGCGCGCTCGGCGCTCTTCGGCGCGGCCTTCTTCCGATCGCTCGTCTTGTGGTCGCCCTCCTTCTGATCGCTCGTCGTCGGGTCGTTCTTCGTCGGGTCGGCGGTGTCGGCCATGTGCGGTGCTCGCTTCCTGGGTGGAGGGGAGTGCGTACGTCCCCGACCGGCGCCCGGACCGGGCGGAGGCGGGGCGGTGGGTGCGGGGCGGTGGATGCGGATCAGCCGTTACGGGCGCCCCGTACGGGTGTCGGCGCCCCGGCGTCCGGGGCGGACGCGGGGGCGGGCGTCGGGGCGGGTACGCGGTCCGGCGCCGGGGCGGCGTCCGGGACCGGCCCCGCCTGTGCGAGGGCGTAGACGTCCAGGAGCTGCCGCGCGCTGCGCGCGATGTCGTAGCGCCGTACGACGGGCGGGGGCGGCAGCCGCCGGGCCCCCGCCTCCATCTGCCCGCGCAGCGCCGCGACGAGCTCCGCCGTGCCGGTGCCGATCCGCCGGGCTCCCGGCGCCTGCGCCGCGGGCAGGTCGTCGATGGCGGGGCAGGTCACGTGCAGGACGGGCAGCCCCGCCGCCAGCGCCTCCACCACGGCGAGCCCGAACGCCTCCTCCTTGGACGGGGACACGAAGACGTCCATGGTGGCCAGCAGGGCGGGGATCCCGGCGGTGCGCCCGTCGGCGCTGTCGCCCAGCGGGTCCCGCTCCCCCAGCAGGTGGATGCGGCTCTGCGCGCCCAGCTCGGCGGCGAGCGAACGCAGCGCGGCCCGCTCCGGCCCGTCCCCGGCGAGCAGCAGGTGCGCGCCGGGCAGCGCGGCGACGGCCCGTACGAGGACGTCGAACCGCTTGCCGGGCACCAGTCGGCCCACTCCGCCCACCACGAAGGCCCGTTCGGGCAGTCCGCTGCGGGCGCGGGTGGCGCGGCGTACGCCTTCGTCGAAGCGGAAGCGGGCGGCCTCGATGCCGTTGGGGACGACGTGGACGCGCGCCGGGGGCACGCCCCAGTCGGCCAGTCGGGTGGCGACGGTGTCGGAGACGGCGACGGTGGCCGCGCCGAGCCGTTCGCCGGCCAGGTACAGGGCGCGGACGCCCGCGGTCAGGGGTCGGCCTTCGATCTCGCCGTCGCCGAGGGAGTGTTCGGTGGCGACGACGGTGCGGACGCCCGCGAGGCGGGCGGCGAGGCGCCCGTAGAGGCAGGCGCGGTAGAGGTGGGTGTGGACGAGGTCGTAGCGGCCGCGCCGGATGAAGCCGACGAGCCGGGGCAGCGCGAGCGCGTCGCGGTTGCCGCGCATGCCGAGGTGGACGACGCGGACCCCGTCGGCCCGCAGTCCGTCGGCGACGGGGCCGGGGTTGGTGAGGGTGAGGACGTCGCACCGCATGGGCATGTGCCGCAGCAGGAGGCGTAGTTGTTGCTCGGCGCCGCCGACGCCGAGCCCGGTGATGACGTGCAGGACCTTCACGGCAGGACCACCCGCCGCAGTTCCCGCAGGCGGTGGCGTTCCTGCTTGACGCGCAGCCGGCCGCCGCCGTCGGCCTGGCTGACGTGGGTGCGCGGCAGGGCGTGGGGTCCGGCGAGCCGGCCGGGCGAGATGGCGCAGGCGTAGCCGTAGCCGGCGGCCCGGGTGGCGTCGACGACGCGGGCGTCGAGGTGGCCGTAGGGGTAGCAGAAGCCTTCGGGGAGGGTGCCGGCCAGCTGCCGCAGCAGGTCGCGGCTGCCCCGCAGTTCCTGCTGGAGGACGTCGTCGGGGGCGGCGGTGAGGTCCTGGTGGAGCAGTCCGTGGGAGCCGATCTCCATGCCGGCGGCGGCGACCTCGCGGATCTGTTCGGCGGTGAGGAGGGGTTTGCGGGGGCCGAGCGGGTCCCAGACGTTGTCGACGCCGAGCCGACCGGGCAGGACGAAGAGGGTGGCGGTGCAGCCGTGGCGGCGCAGCAGGGGCAGGGCGCGGGTGAGGAAGTCGGTGTAGCCGTCGTCGAAGGTGAGGCCGACGAGGTCACGGCCCCGCCCGGCGGCGCGGGCGCGCAGGAGTTCGCCGACGGAGACCCCGCGCAGCCCCCGCGCGCGCAGCCACAGCAGCTGGGCTTCGAGGGTGTTCGGGGTGACGGTGATCCCGTACGGATCCTCGGCGGGGTCGGTGAACTCGGCGACGGAGTGGTACATCAGGACCCACGGTGAAGCGGTCCGGCGGGCGGGGCCGGCCACGGCGGCGGGCGCCGTCTCGGTGTCAGCGGACATTGCGGAACCTCTGGGTGAGCTGGGTGAGCCGGCCGACGGCCTGCGTGGCGAGCCGGTCGATCCGGTCGGACAGGGCGATGACTTCCAGGGCCCGTATGGCCATCCCGGTGGCGGCGAACATGGCGGGGACGAGGAGGCAGCCGAGGGCGGCGCTGAGCAGCGGGTCGGGGATCATCGGGCCGGCGAGCCAGCCGGTGCCGCAGGCGGTGGCCGCGGCGACGGCGAGCCGGCCGATGCTGACGGCGACGCGGCGGACGTGGATGGCGATGATGCGCGAGCCGAGGCCGGTGAGGAGGAGGACGGCGGTGGTGGTGATGGCGAGTGCGTTGGCGGCGGCGATGCCGTAGGTGCCCCACCAGCCGACGGCGAGGGCGCCGGCGACGATGTTGACGAGCAGTCCGGCGCCCATCGCGAGCGCGGGGAACCAGGTGGGCCGGGCGGTCGAGAAGAAGGGCCGGGAGAGCGCGCCGACGAGGCAGTGGCCGAGCAGCCCGAGGCCGTAGACGCGCATCGCGGAGGCGGTGACGGCGGTGTCCTCGGCGGTGAAGGCGCCGCGCTCGAAGAGGACCTGGATGATCTGCGGGGCGTAGCCGATGACGAGGGCGCTGCCCATGAGGACGGCGAGCGCGGCGAGCGCGAGGTCCTGCTCGACGCGCCGTCGGGCCTTCTCGCGTTCGCCGGCGGCCATGGCCTGGGCGACGACGGGGAAGGTGACGGTGCAGATCATCAGGGACAGCACCATCGGCATCTGCGCGACCTTCTGCGCGTAGTTGAGGTGCGAGATGGCGCCGGGGGACAGCGATGCGGCGAGGAACCGTTCGACGAGGACCTGTGACTGCCGGAAGACGGCGAAGAAGATGACGGGCGCGATGAGGCCGAAGGCGATGAGGGTGGGCCGGTCCCGGTCGCGTTGGCTGCGGGGGGCGCGGCGGGCGCGGGCGGGTCCGAAGCCGACGTTGCGGATGAAGGCCGGGAGTTGGACGAGGACCATCAGCAGCCCGCCGGCGGCGACGCCCGCGGCTGCGGCGCGGACCCCCCACAGGCTGTGGAGGGTGACGATCGTCGCGATGATGCCGATGTTGTACGAGACGTAGATCGCGGCGGGTGGCAGGAAGGAGCGGTGGGCGCGCAGGGCGGCGCTGAAGTATCCGGCGATGCCGAAGGTGACGACGGTCAGGGCGGTCAGGCGGGTGCACTGGACGGCGAGTTCGGGATCGGGCAGTCCGGGTGCGAGGACGCCGACGACGAGCGGCGCTGCCATGACGAGGATCGAGGCGACGGCGGCGAGGAACACGGCGAGCCGGGGCAGGGTCGCCCCGACGAGGAGGCGTACGGGGTCCCGGTCGCGGGCCTCCTTGCGGGTGAGCCCGGCGCGGCCGGCGGCCCGGCGGGCCAGGGCGTGGCTGAAGGCGGGCACCATCAGCAGGGCCATGGCGTCCTCGATGAGGAGCGTCGAGGCCATCTCGGGGACGGTCCAGGCGATCAGGAAGGCGTCGCTGTCGTGTCCGGCGCCGAAGAGGTGGGCGATGGTCTGGTCGCGCACGAGTCCCAGTACGGCGCCGGCCGCCGTCAGTGCGGCGGTGACGGCGGCGGCCTTGGCGAGGAACCGCCCGAGCGGGGCCGGCGCGCCGGCGCCGCCGTCGGGCGGCTCGCCGCCGGGCCCGCCCGGTCCGGACCGGCGACGGGCACGCACGGGCGGGGTGTCCACGCGGACGCCGCCCCCGACGACGGGCCGCCGCCCCCGCCCGGCAACGCGCCCGCCCCTCCGAACCACGAGGGACGCCGGAACGGGTGTAGGAACGGACGCCGGACCGGACACCGGGACGGACACGGGAGCGGACGCCAGAACGGGCGCGGGAATGGACGCCGGGACGGACACCGGACCGGACACCGGAACCGACGCCGGACCGGACACCGGAACCGACGCCGGACCGGACACCGGGACGGACGCGGGAACAGGCGCCGCGACGGGCGCCCGCGCGGGCCCCGCCTCGGCGGCGGCCCGATCCACCGAAGCCGCCCGATCCACCGCACCGGCCCGGTCCACCGCACCACGGTCCCCGGACGGTGTGGCGGCGCCGCCGGCGGCCCGCGGCCGCGGCGACATCGGTCGCCGCGGCCGCGGGCCGCCGCCAAGGGGTCGTGTCCGTCACCGGACCGCCGGCCTGTCGGCGGCGGCCCCGGGCAGCCCGGAGGCCGCCGGGAGGGCCCACCAGGCCGCGAGTCCGATGATCACTCCGGTCAGGACGGTGGAGGGGCCGCCGATGTCCGCGTAGAGGAAGTCGGTCAGCTGCCACACGAGCAGGCCCGTCGCGATCAGTCCGCAGTCCCGCGTCCCCCGACCCGTCGCGTACCGGCGCAGGCCCGCGACCAGCAGGGCCAGCCAGCCGCCGGCCAGGGCGAGCAGCCCGATGAGGCCCTGCTCGCTGAGGATGAGCAGGTACATGTTGTGCGGGGACAGCAGCGGCTGCTTGATGTAGCCCTGGCCGGCCCCGGCGGTGTCGCTGCCGGAGGACAGGCCGAGCGAGGAGTGGCCGTCGCGGTGGGCGGGGAAGCCCTTGAGGCCCACCCCGACCGCCGGCCGCTCCCGCCACATCGACTCGGCGGCGGCCCACATCGTGTACCGGTCGGTGACCGACTGGTCGGGGGCGCTGGAGACCTGGGTGATCGACGTCAACCGCTCCGCGACCATGTCGGAGCCGACGCCGAGTCCGCCCACCAGCACCACCCCGGCGGCGGCCAGCGCCACCAGCACCTTCAGGGCCCGGCGGATCCCGGCCATCGCCATCACGAGCACGGCCGCGCCGACGGTGGCGATCCACGCGCCCCGGCTGAAGGACAGCACCAGCGGCACCACCAGTACCAGCGCGCACACCCCGGCCGTCCGCCGGACCCGCCGCGACAGGCCGGGGGCGAGGGCGGCGGCCGTCGCGACGACGAGCCCGTACGCGACCACCGTGGCCATGCCCATGACGTCACCGGGGCCGAAGGTCCCCACGGCGCGGATGTCCTCGCCCTGGTAGGAGGCTCCGGTGTGGGTGGCGTACTGCACGACGCCGACGGCGCCCTGTACCAGCGCGAGCACGACGAAGCAGCCGGCGGCCAACCGGAACGCGCGCGCGTCCGGCACCAGCAGCACCACGGCTGCCGGGACGAGGACGAAGACCTGGAGGTAGCGCACGAACCCGGGCAGGGCGGCGTACGGGTCCCCGGCGGTCATCGTCGCCACCGCGAGCCCCACGGCCGGCGCGCCGAGCACCAGCACCCCGAGCGGGCCCAGCGGCCGGACCCGGCCCCGCAGCGCCTGCACGGCGCAGACGAGGACGAGCAGCAGCGAAGCGGCGTCGGCGGGGCCGACCTTGCCGGAGGTGGTGGCGTCGCCGGCGGGAAGGGGGGCGAGGAGGAACAGCACGGTCGCGGCGAGCGGCAGCAGCGGCCAGTGCCGGCGCAGCGCGCCCGCGAGGTCCGGCAGCCGGGGGGCGGAGGTGGATGCGGCGAGGCTCATGCTCAGCTGCCCCCCAGCCGGAAGCGGAAGAAGGAGGCGGCGGTCCGGGCGAGGATCCACAGGTCCTGCCACAGCGACCAGGTGTCGATGTAGTGGTTGTCGAAGCGGGCCCGGTCCTCGATGGAGGTGTCCCCGCGCAGTCCGTTGATCTGGGCGAGTCCGGTGATGCCGACGGGCATCCGGTGGCGGGCCTCGTAGCCGGGGTGGACGCTGGCGAACTTCGCGACGAAGAACGGCCGTTCGGGGCGCGGACCGACCAGGCTCATGTCACCCCGGACGACGTTCCACAGCTGCGGCAGCTCGTCGAGGGAGGACTTGCGCAGGAAGGAGCCGACGGGGCTCATGCGCCGGTCGCCGGCCACCGTCCAGCGGGTGGCGGACTCGTGCGCGTCGGCGCGCAGGGTGCGGAACTTGAGCAGGGTGAAGGGGCGCCCGTAGAGGCCGACGCGCTCCTGACGGAAGATCACGCCGGGGCCGTCGGCGAGCCGTACGGCGAGGGCGCAGGCGGCCATGACGGGGGCGGCGGCGAGCAGGGCGATCGCGGCGAGGACCGAGTCGATGATCCGCTTGGCGCACCGCTCCAGGGGGCGGGCGGGTCGGGGCAGCAGCGGCTGGACGGCGTACCCCCACAGCTGGTCGGCGGGCTGCGCCACGCGCATGCCGGTGACCTTGGCGGTCCCGGCGGGGTCGGCGAGCCAGAGCCGGCAGCCGTGGTCGTGGAACAGCCGGACCAGGGAGGCGGTGCGTTCGTCGGCCTCGGGCGGGCGGGTGAAGACGGCGTGCCGGACGGAGTTCTGGATGACGGCGCGGCGGATGTCCTCGTGGGTGGCGAGGACGGGGAGCCCCGCGCCGTCGGCGTCGGGGGCGGCGGTGTCGGCGATCCCGACGGGCCGCAGCCCGTACTCGGGGCGTCCGTGAAGGGCGGCGGACACGGCTCCGGCCCCTTCCCCGGGCCCGACGACGAGGGTGGAGGCGGGCCGCCGGCGGCCGGCGCGGCGGCGCAGGGTGTGCACCAGGCCGCGCGCGGCGCAGCCCAGTACGGTCTGCAGGGCCACGGCGCCGAGCAACGCGCCCCAGGTCAGGGCGGGTCCGACGGGGCTGGTGGCGAGGGCGGCGGCGAGGGCGCACCACAGGACGGCGGCCCGCCCGGCGAGGGTGGGCAGTTCGAGGAGCGCGGAGGGCGAGCCGGGGCCGGTAGAGGCCGGCCTGCGCGTGCAGCGCGACGAGCCCGAGGGCGGCGGGCAGCGCCACCTGCGGGGGTACGGCACCGGCGGCGGGCCAGGCCAGGGGCAGCGCGGCCGCGGTGGCGACGGCGGCCAGCGCGTCGGCGGTCAGCAGCGCGGCGAGGCCGTCGCGGCGGCGGGCCCGCTGGGGCCGGACCGCCGGCCGGGCCTGTTCGGCCCGGGGGCCCCGAGGGGGGTGGATGGCGGTCACGGAACGCCGGACGGCGGTGCTGCCTGCGTGCCCCGTGCCGCCCTGCCCGGTGTGCCGGGCGGCTGCGCTGTCCATCGTCATCGGCTGATGCGCTCCTGGTTCATGGGCCGGGGCCTGCCCAGCAGTTCGTGGTACAGGCCGGTGACCGCGTCCGTGGTCCGCCGCACGTCGAACTCCGTCCTCGCGTGCCGGTGGGCCTGCTCCCCGAGTTCGGTGAGCAGCCGCGGTGCGGCGAGGAGCCGGCCCAGGGCCTTGGCCAGCGCCGTCGGGTCCTCCGGGGGCACGAGGCAGAGCCGTCCCTGGCCGGAGGGCAGGCTCTCCCGCGCACCGCTGACGTCGGAGACCAGGACCGGTCGACCACAGGCCATGGCTTCGAGCGGGGCGAGCGCCATGCCTTCCCACCGCGACGGCAGTACAACGAGATCGGCGGCCCGAAGCCACGGTCGGATGTCGGCGGCGGCTCCCGCGAAGAACACCCCGGGGGGCGCGGCGCGGCGCAGCCGTTCGGTGTCGGGGCCGTCGCCGACGAGGGCCAGGCGGGCGTCGGGGACGGTGGCCAGCACTTCCGGCCAGGCACGGAGCAGGATGTCCTGGCCCTTTTGCGGGCAGAGCCGGCCGACGCAGACGGCGAGCGGCCCCTCACCCCGGAAGGCGGCGGGCAGCGGGAGTTCGGTGCGGGCGGCGGCCCGGTCCTGGTCGGGGTCGGGGTGGCCGGGGCGGAAGTGGCCGAGGTCGACGCCGTTGCGGATGACGGTCCAGTGGGCGGTGATGCCCTCGGTCTCGCCGGCGCGGCGTTCGGACTCGCTGACGCACAGCACGCGGTCGGCCCAGCGGGCGCCGAAGCGCTCCCAGCGCAGGGCGAGGGCGCCGGTGGCGCCGCCGACGGCGTCGAAGGACCAGGCGTGGGGTTGGAACACCGTGGGCAGGGCGCCGCGTACGGCGATCCGTCCGGCGAGGCCGGCCTTCGCGCTGTGGGCGTGCAGCAGGTCGGGGCGGGCGCGGCGGATCAGCCGGGCGGCTCCGGCCACTTCGGCGGGCAGGGCGGGGCCGGGCGAGCGGCCCGCGCGCCAGGGGAGGACCTCGGCGCCGGCGGCGCGGGCGCCGTCGGCGAGGTTCCCGCCGCGCGGGCAGCCGACGAGGACGCGCAGTCCGGCGGCGGCCTGGGCCCGTACGAGGTCGATGACGACGCGGGCCACGCCGCCGTCGACGGGTTGGACCAGGTGGAGGACGGTGAAAGAGGGCGTCGGCGGCGCGTCGTGGGAGGGGGGTGGGGGTTGCGTCGGCACGTGGAGTGACTCCTGCGTTCAGCGGCGCGCGTCTGTCTGAACGAAGAGCACACCGAGGAATTGACCCTGATTTTCGCCGGTGAACCTGAAGTTCAGGCTGCGGGCACCCCCGGACAGCGCGGGAGTCAGATCGAACACGTCCGCGTCATATCCGAGATTGTTCATATGTTCGGGCTGTCGCACGGGTGACGGATTCCCGAATTCCGTGATCGTGGAATTCATAACATCATTAAAAGGATTTTCCGCATCGCTGAGGCTGACCCGGCGCCCGCTGTCGGCGGTCACCGTGAGCGAGTCCCCGAGGGTGCCCCGGTCCCCGTCGTACGCGACCACCCCCGCCCGCCCCGACGCCCCGGCCGGCGCGCCCAGACCCGCGATCTCCACGGTCCCCCCGGCGGCCTGACCGGCCCCCGAGGCCAGCCCTTCGAAGCCGTCCCACACGGAGAGCCGGCGCAGCGGCTCCCGCGCGTGCTCGTAGGCGACGACCAGCGTCCAGCCGCCCCAGGCGCCGACCTCCGAGTGACCCATGGCGATGTTGAGCTGGGCGACGGTCCACATCCCCGCGCCGCCCTTGCGCACGAGCGGGGTGACGTCCGCCGAGGCCTGATAGGCATCGCTGGCCGCGTCACTGCGGTGCCCGATCACGGTGTCGGCGAGCACCTCCTTGTACGCGCCCCCGGGCTCGGCGACCAGCACCCGACCGTTGTCCTCCGGCGGCTTCTGCTCACCCACCCGCAGGTTCCCGCCCCAGTACAGCCGGGCGTAGGACACCTTCGCGCCCTTCGGCACCTTCAGCTCGGCCCGCGTGGAGTTGTAGGTGTCGGGGTCCTTGTCCACCTCGCTGTAGAACATCTCGAACTCGCCGTTGACCCCGGCCGCGCCCGCCTTGACCTCCGCACAGGGCTCCGCCTGCGGTGACTCCTCCCGACGGCAGCTGATCCCGGAGTTGGAGGCCCGCACCAGGCCACCGTGCTGCACCGCCTGGTAACGCTGGGTGAAGGGGACGCGGGTCATTTCCCGCGCGACCACCGGAACCGGATCGGGAGCCGTCGGGGCCGCCGGGGCCGCGGTCGCCGCCGTCGCCGCGGTGGGCAGGTACGCGGAAAGGGTGAGGCAGGACAGCAGGCCGAGAGTGCCGAGGATTCTGCGGGAGGAACCCATGATCCTGTCTCCATTTTCGATCAACGGGACAAAACAGGAGTGCACTTTGTCAGAAATCGGGGTGGAAATCACGCCGGACTCGCTCGTACCGCCTTTTGGGCGATGAAACGCACCCTGACCGTGGGCGGGTCGTTATGCGGAGCACCATCGTTCCCCTCGAAAGGAAAACAGAGATGAAGAAGAGGCTGATGCGCGGCACCACCATGGCGGTCGCGGGCGCGGCGATGCTGATGGGCGGCGCGGGCCTCGCCTCCGCGCAGGGCGGAGCCTCGGCGGACGGCGTCGCGGCCCAGTCCCCCGGCGTCGGGAGCGGCAACCTGGTCCAGGTCCCCGTCCAGGTCCCGGTGAACGTCTGCGGCAACACCGTCAACGTGATCGCGCTGCTCAACCCCGCGTTCGGCAACACCTGCGTGAACGCCTGAACGTCAACCCCGCCGCCCGAAACGGCGGCATCCGGGTGAAGCCACGCAACCCGAGCCGGGGCCGGGCCGTTGATCCGAGTGCTCCAGTACCGGGCGATCCTGCAAAATAAGGGACGATAATGATCAAGAAGTTTGCGGCCGGCGCAGCGGTTGCCGCCTCCGTCGTGGGTCTCGGCGCCGCCATGGCCCCGCAGGCGATGGCCATCGGGAACGACAACGGCGTCAACACCTCCAACGGCAACAACGCCGCGCAGATCTACGGCAACCAGGCCACGTACGGGAACATGAGCCCGCAGATGGCGCTGATCCAGGGCTCCTTCAACAAGCCCTGCATCGCCCTGCCGGCCAAGGCCAACGTGCAGTCCGTGCTCGCGCTCGTCAACGTCGGCGTCCAGGACATCCCGGTCCTGTCCAGCCCGCAGAACCAGCAGTGCACCGAGAACTCCACCCAGGCCAAGGGCGACGAGGCCCTCTCGCACATCCTGGACAACATCCCGATCCTCTCCGGCAACGTCTCCTCCGGCAGCTGATCGCGCACCACGCACGCGAGGCCGTCGCACCCTTGGGTCGCGGCGGCCTCGCCGCGTGCGAGGGCCGGGAATTCCGAATCGAATTAACCGTGACCCACCCTCCTCGGCAATTCACGAAATTACGCGGTTTACGCGGTTTCTTTTTCTCCGACTGCTCGTTGTTCCCTGTGCAGCGGATAGACCTCTGCGGGAAGGAAAGAAAACAAATGAAGCACAAGAAGGCAATGGTGCTGGCCGCGGGCGTGATGATGGCGGCCGGTGTCGCCGCCCCCGCCATGGCCGACGCCGGTGCCCACGGCGTCGCCGCGCACTCCCCGGGCGTCCTCTCCGGCAACCTCGTCCAGGTCCCGGTGCACGTCCCGATCAACGTCTGCGGCAACACCGTCAACGTGATCGCGCTGCTGAACCCCGCGTTCGGCAACACCTGCGTCAACGCCTGACGAAGCGCCTGCGCCCGCAAGGGCAGACCTCCTCGGGTGGCCTCGGAGTGCACGGCGGTGCACTCCGAGGCCACCTTCGATTCAGCCACCGGCCCCCGCGCCGGTAGACAGGGAAGGACCCATGCGACAGGTACTGAGCCGACAGGTACTGGGCAAGGGGGTGCTCACGGCAGCGGCCGCGTCGAGTCTGCTGTCGATCGCGACCGGCGCGGTCCACGCGCAATCCGGGGCGATGGCCGAGGCCTCGCACTCTCCGGGTGTGCTGGCCGGCAACAGCGTCTCGGTACCGGTCACGTTCGCGCCGAACGTGTGCGGCAACAGCGTGGACGGAGGTGCCGCGCTCAACCCCGCGTTCGGCAACACGTGCGCCACCACGTCCGGCTCGGACGTCGACCACGGCTACGAGCGCCACCTGAGCCCCGAGCACGCCGAAGCCATCGGGCGCTACCTCGACGAGCGCCGGGGCGGCGGCCGGCACGCACTGCCCGAGCAGCGCCGCGAGCAGGAGCGGCACTACGAGGCACCGCGGGCGCACGCCCCCCGACACGCGGCGCCCCGCCACGCGGCGCCCCACCACGACGAGCACGGCGACGACTCCCACCGGGGCCGCTACGGCGGCCACGGCGACGAGGAGCGGCAGCCGCAGGGCGACGAGGAGTGCGACGACCACCCGCCGCAGCCCGAGCAGCAGCCCCCGCACGCCGAACACCCGGCCCCGCTGCCGCCGGCACCTCGGCCCGTGGAGGAGCCGCAGCCGCAGCCGCTCCCGGCACCGAACCCGCTGCCCGCGCCCCCGGTCCAGGAGGCGCCGCCGCTGCCCGAGGAGCAGCCCCACCCGCTCCCCGCGCCCGCGCCGGTGACTCCGCAGCCCGCACCGGCTCCGCCGGTCGTGGAGCAGCCCGCGCCGCATCCGCCGCACGGCAGTCAGCCGGTGGAGAAGCCGGCGCCCGCTCCGGAGGTCGACCGTCCGGCCGACCAGCCTCC
Coding sequences:
- a CDS encoding GNAT family N-acetyltransferase — protein: MSGGSAGALSVTLCRDPRQFAALEEPWTRLLRGCSTATPFQSHAWLHSWWLSYGKEGRLRLLLVRRGRELVGVAPLMLVHRPLPRLVPLGGPITDYFDVLVADGYADQVLPALARGLHRAARGAVVDLREVRPGAAAEALYEAWPGARAKLADSTCMELPALPFEELVKRMPASGAQRVRAKLRKTDAAGIEEHEVTEQEVPRAVRTLLRLHEKQWRGRGVTPEHLRPRFAEHLTRATRRMVRAGEGRLTEFRLDGKVVAANVTLLSAALSGGYLYGADPELRGRKVDIATLLLRYEAGRALAEGRGVVSFLRGNEPYKNHWRPVTVVNRRLLLATHALAPLMRLHESQITGRERAVDALREALPAARDWRARLNELRVR
- a CDS encoding lipopolysaccharide biosynthesis protein produces the protein MADTADPTKNDPTTSDQKEGDHKTSDRKKAAPKSAERASDRKAGRRLGQSSDHRSGRRRGRLLPPPAWWPLPACALLGLAAGGAYGVLKAPEYAATSYVVAVPDDTTEPATALGFAQAYARIATSSSTLAYAQPRAGIDVRKLRSQVRAETSPESPMIAITGTSGSAGEAADIANAVADALSLSSNQAAKNTGVQLLLFNQAVAPTEPASPSAAVSGAVGLCAGGLLGGLWLLARPGRRRPQEVRERAVVGEYASLPAQGEPASTKEKESVR
- a CDS encoding glycosyltransferase gives rise to the protein MKVLHVITGLGVGGAEQQLRLLLRHMPMRCDVLTLTNPGPVADGLRADGVRVVHLGMRGNRDALALPRLVGFIRRGRYDLVHTHLYRACLYGRLAARLAGVRTVVATEHSLGDGEIEGRPLTAGVRALYLAGERLGAATVAVSDTVATRLADWGVPPARVHVVPNGIEAARFRFDEGVRRATRARSGLPERAFVVGGVGRLVPGKRFDVLVRAVAALPGAHLLLAGDGPERAALRSLAAELGAQSRIHLLGERDPLGDSADGRTAGIPALLATMDVFVSPSKEEAFGLAVVEALAAGLPVLHVTCPAIDDLPAAQAPGARRIGTGTAELVAALRGQMEAGARRLPPPPVVRRYDIARSARQLLDVYALAQAGPVPDAAPAPDRVPAPTPAPASAPDAGAPTPVRGARNG
- a CDS encoding polysaccharide deacetylase family protein; amino-acid sequence: MSADTETAPAAVAGPARRTASPWVLMYHSVAEFTDPAEDPYGITVTPNTLEAQLLWLRARGLRGVSVGELLRARAAGRGRDLVGLTFDDGYTDFLTRALPLLRRHGCTATLFVLPGRLGVDNVWDPLGPRKPLLTAEQIREVAAAGMEIGSHGLLHQDLTAAPDDVLQQELRGSRDLLRQLAGTLPEGFCYPYGHLDARVVDATRAAGYGYACAISPGRLAGPHALPRTHVSQADGGGRLRVKQERHRLRELRRVVLP
- a CDS encoding lipid II flippase MurJ; its protein translation is MRARRRSGPGGPGGEPPDGGAGAPAPLGRFLAKAAAVTAALTAAGAVLGLVRDQTIAHLFGAGHDSDAFLIAWTVPEMASTLLIEDAMALLMVPAFSHALARRAAGRAGLTRKEARDRDPVRLLVGATLPRLAVFLAAVASILVMAAPLVVGVLAPGLPDPELAVQCTRLTALTVVTFGIAGYFSAALRAHRSFLPPAAIYVSYNIGIIATIVTLHSLWGVRAAAAGVAAGGLLMVLVQLPAFIRNVGFGPARARRAPRSQRDRDRPTLIAFGLIAPVIFFAVFRQSQVLVERFLAASLSPGAISHLNYAQKVAQMPMVLSLMICTVTFPVVAQAMAAGEREKARRRVEQDLALAALAVLMGSALVIGYAPQIIQVLFERGAFTAEDTAVTASAMRVYGLGLLGHCLVGALSRPFFSTARPTWFPALAMGAGLLVNIVAGALAVGWWGTYGIAAANALAITTTAVLLLTGLGSRIIAIHVRRVAVSIGRLAVAAATACGTGWLAGPMIPDPLLSAALGCLLVPAMFAATGMAIRALEVIALSDRIDRLATQAVGRLTQLTQRFRNVR
- a CDS encoding O-antigen ligase family protein → MSLAASTSAPRLPDLAGALRRHWPLLPLAATVLFLLAPLPAGDATTSGKVGPADAASLLLVLVCAVQALRGRVRPLGPLGVLVLGAPAVGLAVATMTAGDPYAALPGFVRYLQVFVLVPAAVVLLVPDARAFRLAAGCFVVLALVQGAVGVVQYATHTGASYQGEDIRAVGTFGPGDVMGMATVVAYGLVVATAAALAPGLSRRVRRTAGVCALVLVVPLVLSFSRGAWIATVGAAVLVMAMAGIRRALKVLVALAAAGVVLVGGLGVGSDMVAERLTSITQVSSAPDQSVTDRYTMWAAAESMWRERPAVGVGLKGFPAHRDGHSSLGLSSGSDTAGAGQGYIKQPLLSPHNMYLLILSEQGLIGLLALAGGWLALLVAGLRRYATGRGTRDCGLIATGLLVWQLTDFLYADIGGPSTVLTGVIIGLAAWWALPAASGLPGAAADRPAVR